In Nitrospirota bacterium, a single genomic region encodes these proteins:
- a CDS encoding acylphosphatase, whose amino-acid sequence MKSRVHLFINGTVQGVNYRDSARQVAQSLGITGYVRNLHDGRVELVAEGEKDSVDTLIKWCRKGPPAALVVSIDIEYENHKDEFDLFCVKRSN is encoded by the coding sequence ATGAAGAGCAGGGTGCACCTATTCATAAATGGCACCGTACAGGGTGTCAACTACAGAGACTCAGCCAGACAGGTTGCACAATCCTTAGGAATAACCGGTTATGTAAGAAACCTGCATGACGGACGCGTAGAGTTAGTAGCTGAGGGAGAAAAAGATTCTGTTGATACCTTAATCAAGTGGTGCCGTAAGGGCCCTCCTGCGGCATTAGTCGTCTCAATTGATATAGAATACGAAAACCACAAAGATGAATTTGATCTGTTCTGTGTGAAGAGATCAAATTAA
- a CDS encoding 6-phosphofructokinase yields the protein MNIGILTGGGDCPGLNSVIRAVVRKTSQLGHHVIGIRDGWKGLIELNYTELNKESVSGILHLGGTILGTSRTNPFAKEGAPQKVIDNMKKLGLDALVAIGGDDTLGVAYKLYGMGINTIGVPKTIDNDLSATDFTFGFDSAVNIVMNALDNLHSTAESHHRVLVVEVMGRHAGWIATYGGLAGGADYILIPENPFTIDEVCDSIKRRQASGRKFSIIVAAEGALLEKSEEVITKDAKKDAFGHVMLGGIGKFLCTEIEKKTGAECRDVVLGHLQRGGSPTAFDRILATRYGIAAVDLIEKKDFGKMVALRGNQIVAVSLEEGVQRAKTVDMDIYDIAKTFFG from the coding sequence ATGAACATAGGCATTCTCACGGGTGGAGGTGATTGTCCAGGGCTTAACTCGGTTATCAGGGCAGTCGTAAGAAAGACATCTCAGCTGGGACATCATGTAATAGGAATCAGGGACGGTTGGAAGGGCCTGATTGAACTTAACTATACGGAGCTTAACAAGGAGTCTGTCTCAGGGATACTCCATCTGGGCGGCACAATACTTGGGACATCAAGGACAAATCCCTTTGCCAAAGAAGGCGCTCCGCAGAAGGTTATTGATAACATGAAAAAATTAGGGCTGGATGCCCTGGTTGCCATCGGCGGCGATGATACCCTGGGTGTAGCCTATAAACTCTATGGCATGGGCATCAACACCATAGGTGTGCCCAAGACCATAGATAATGACCTTTCAGCCACTGATTTTACATTCGGTTTCGACTCTGCTGTAAACATAGTCATGAATGCCCTCGACAATCTTCATAGTACGGCAGAATCACACCACAGGGTATTAGTGGTAGAGGTAATGGGAAGACATGCAGGATGGATTGCCACATACGGGGGACTTGCCGGCGGAGCTGACTACATACTTATTCCTGAGAATCCGTTCACTATTGATGAAGTATGTGATAGCATAAAGAGGAGGCAGGCATCCGGACGTAAATTCAGTATTATCGTTGCTGCGGAGGGGGCATTACTGGAAAAATCAGAAGAAGTAATCACTAAGGATGCCAAGAAAGATGCCTTCGGACATGTTATGCTCGGCGGTATAGGGAAGTTTTTATGTACGGAAATTGAAAAAAAGACAGGCGCTGAGTGCAGGGATGTAGTCCTCGGACACCTACAGCGCGGTGGAAGCCCGACTGCGTTTGACAGGATTCTGGCCACGCGTTATGGGATTGCTGCAGTTGATCTTATAGAAAAAAAGGATTTTGGAAAGATGGTGGCGCTGAGGGGGAACCAGATAGTGGCAGTCAGCCTTGAAGAAGGTGTGCAGAGGGCAAAGACTGTAGATATGGACATCTACGATATTGCTAAGACATTTTTCGGCTGA
- a CDS encoding DUF1926 domain-containing protein, giving the protein MRKINFAMALHFHQPVDNFDSVFKEAYEKSYKPFIDVLEKYPNIKVTLHYSGSLLEWIESNRPELVKRIGDLAAGGQAEIMTGGFYEPILCVIPRRDAVGQISMLTEYIKNKFHSEAEGLWLTERIWEPHLPSLLHDSGIKYLIIDDIHFRYAGLSESELHGYYSTEDEGKVVFLFPSSEKLRYSIPFREVDETVDYLKSVATEEGDRILVYGDDGEKFGLWPDTYNWVYNERWLERFFEALSRESSWINLTTVGEALKKIRPSGRVYIPTASYREMMEWALPSESGVHFLNVLQEIRNNGKEGYYAPFIRGGFWRNFLEKYPESNNMHKKMLRVSNKVSEITNGSGKPLSPGDIGRSVARNGDGLPPDIYEAYMELWRGQVNCPYWHGIFGGLYLGHLRSAVYRHLIRAERIADDSRHGQTNWIESEIYDFDCDGSDEILVTNPAISLVVDSHKGGMITEFDYRPASFNILNTLARRPEVYHQKILSSNDHGHSEGAPSSIHDISRFKEADLHLHLHYDSYRRGMLIDHLFCRDTSLESVMQNRHTDIGRFPYAHYNSSVQDVRNGKNIILEGDGIIDGAKISITKNIRMEDASPDLEINYSIKHASGGPLEIWFGPEFNFSMLDGRTDICRYYTEGGYIEDARQSSRGEIKDVSSFGIENKLISTKIGLSFSESCTLWRFPVETVSQSESGFEKEYQSSVLIPNWKFKLEEGGVWSVTIRLTLREIQ; this is encoded by the coding sequence TTGAGAAAAATTAATTTCGCTATGGCATTGCATTTTCACCAGCCGGTTGACAACTTTGACAGCGTGTTTAAAGAGGCATATGAAAAAAGTTATAAGCCATTCATAGATGTCCTTGAAAAGTATCCGAATATAAAGGTTACCCTGCACTACTCAGGAAGCCTGCTTGAATGGATAGAGTCCAATCGGCCTGAGCTCGTAAAGAGAATCGGTGACCTGGCAGCAGGCGGTCAGGCAGAGATTATGACCGGAGGATTCTATGAACCAATATTATGCGTAATACCCCGTCGCGACGCTGTTGGTCAGATCAGCATGCTGACGGAATATATAAAAAACAAATTCCACTCTGAGGCTGAAGGATTGTGGCTTACAGAAAGGATATGGGAGCCTCATCTGCCGAGCCTGCTGCATGATTCCGGCATTAAGTATCTGATTATAGACGATATCCATTTCCGTTATGCCGGACTTTCTGAAAGCGAGCTCCATGGCTATTATTCAACAGAGGACGAAGGCAAGGTGGTTTTCCTGTTTCCATCCAGTGAGAAGCTGCGGTATTCAATCCCTTTCAGAGAAGTAGATGAAACTGTAGATTATCTTAAAAGTGTTGCAACTGAAGAGGGTGATCGTATTCTTGTATATGGTGACGATGGAGAGAAATTCGGTCTGTGGCCGGACACATATAACTGGGTATATAATGAGAGGTGGCTTGAACGTTTTTTTGAAGCCCTAAGCAGGGAATCTTCATGGATAAACCTCACGACTGTAGGTGAGGCTTTAAAAAAGATCCGGCCCAGCGGACGGGTATACATACCAACTGCATCCTACAGGGAAATGATGGAATGGGCGCTGCCGAGTGAAAGCGGAGTTCATTTTTTAAATGTTCTTCAGGAGATACGAAACAACGGTAAAGAAGGTTATTATGCACCGTTCATCCGCGGAGGCTTCTGGCGTAATTTCCTTGAAAAGTACCCTGAATCCAACAACATGCATAAGAAGATGCTGAGGGTCAGCAATAAGGTTTCAGAAATCACAAATGGCAGTGGTAAACCTTTAAGCCCAGGCGATATCGGAAGGAGCGTTGCAAGGAATGGGGATGGCCTTCCTCCTGACATTTACGAGGCATACATGGAGTTATGGCGAGGTCAGGTAAATTGCCCATACTGGCACGGAATCTTCGGCGGGTTATACCTGGGACATCTAAGATCAGCAGTTTACAGGCATCTCATCAGGGCAGAACGTATCGCAGATGATTCAAGACATGGACAAACCAACTGGATAGAATCTGAAATTTATGATTTCGATTGCGATGGGAGTGATGAGATATTAGTAACTAATCCGGCTATTTCCCTGGTCGTTGACTCCCATAAAGGGGGGATGATTACTGAATTTGACTACAGGCCTGCATCATTTAATATTCTCAATACACTTGCAAGAAGACCTGAAGTCTATCACCAAAAAATACTTTCATCGAATGATCATGGGCACAGTGAGGGCGCTCCTTCATCCATACACGATATATCAAGATTTAAAGAAGCTGACCTCCATCTTCATCTGCATTATGACAGTTACCGCAGGGGTATGTTGATAGATCACTTATTCTGCAGGGATACCTCACTGGAGTCTGTAATGCAGAACAGACATACGGATATTGGAAGATTTCCATATGCCCATTATAACTCTTCAGTACAGGATGTCAGGAATGGGAAAAATATCATTCTTGAGGGAGATGGGATTATAGATGGAGCGAAGATATCTATAACAAAGAATATAAGAATGGAGGATGCAAGTCCTGATCTTGAGATCAATTATTCGATAAAGCATGCATCAGGTGGGCCTCTGGAAATATGGTTCGGCCCTGAATTCAATTTTTCCATGCTTGACGGAAGAACGGACATCTGCAGGTATTACACTGAAGGCGGTTATATCGAAGATGCACGTCAGTCAAGCAGAGGCGAGATCAAGGATGTTTCATCCTTCGGAATAGAAAACAAACTAATATCAACCAAAATCGGACTCTCCTTCTCTGAATCCTGCACGCTCTGGAGATTTCCAGTTGAGACAGTCTCCCAGTCTGAAAGTGGCTTTGAGAAAGAATACCAGAGTTCTGTACTAATCCCAAACTGGAAATTCAAACTGGAAGAAGGCGGTGTGTGGAGTGTCACGATAAGACTTACCCTGCGGGAGATTCAATAA